The Bacteroidota bacterium genome window below encodes:
- the apaG gene encoding Co2+/Mg2+ efflux protein ApaG has protein sequence MITQVTSGVKVSVEVYYRPDQSNADQSQHIFAYRITITNNSEYSIRLCRRNWFIIDSNATNRQVEGEGVIGEKPIIGTGEAYQYISGCNLDSEIGKMYGSYLMERLIDSKQFYVRIPEFQLVVPYKLN, from the coding sequence ATGATTACTCAGGTAACATCAGGCGTTAAAGTAAGTGTAGAAGTATACTACAGACCGGATCAAAGTAATGCCGATCAAAGTCAACACATTTTTGCATACAGAATAACAATCACTAATAACAGTGAATACTCCATACGACTTTGTCGACGCAACTGGTTCATCATCGATTCAAATGCAACAAATCGTCAGGTAGAAGGTGAAGGAGTGATCGGTGAAAAACCAATCATCGGAACCGGTGAAGCATATCAATATATTTCAGGATGTAATCTGGATTCAGAGATCGGAAAAATGTATGGAAGTTATCTGATGGAAAGACTGATCGACAGTAAACAGTTTTATGTGAGGATACCGGAGTTTCAGCTGGTGGTACCTTATAAGTTGAATTAA
- the mazG gene encoding nucleoside triphosphate pyrophosphohydrolase gives MTDRAAAFERLSTIMDELRAKCPWDMKQTIDSLRHLTIEETYELADSIIENDMQSIKKELGDLMLHLVFYAKIAEEQKVFDIAEVINAQCEKLIYRHPHIYGDVKVENEEDVKRNWEQLKLKEGNKSVLSGVPRSLPAMVKAMRIQEKARGVGFDWDEPHQVWEKVEEELGEFKQAADAGDQKHMEEEFGDLLFSLINFGRFKNINPDEALERTNKKFIYRFQYLEEAAKKNGKSLSDMTLEEMDVYWNEAKKK, from the coding sequence ATGACAGATAGAGCAGCAGCGTTTGAAAGATTGTCAACGATTATGGATGAGTTGAGAGCGAAGTGTCCATGGGACATGAAACAGACAATAGATAGTTTGCGCCATTTGACGATTGAAGAGACCTATGAGTTAGCGGATTCAATCATTGAAAACGATATGCAATCCATCAAGAAAGAACTTGGTGACCTGATGCTGCATCTTGTATTTTATGCAAAGATCGCTGAAGAACAGAAAGTGTTTGATATAGCAGAAGTGATCAATGCACAATGCGAGAAACTGATCTATCGTCATCCGCATATTTATGGCGATGTGAAAGTGGAGAATGAAGAAGATGTAAAACGCAACTGGGAGCAATTGAAACTGAAAGAAGGAAATAAATCTGTTCTCTCAGGAGTACCACGTTCACTTCCGGCAATGGTCAAAGCTATGCGTATTCAGGAAAAAGCAAGAGGAGTAGGGTTCGACTGGGACGAACCACATCAGGTTTGGGAAAAAGTAGAAGAGGAGTTAGGCGAATTTAAACAAGCTGCTGATGCCGGTGATCAGAAACACATGGAAGAAGAATTCGGTGATCTGTTATTCAGTCTGATCAACTTCGGTCGTTTTAAAAACATCAATCCCGATGAAGCGTTAGAAAGAACAAATAAAAAATTCATCTACCGTTTTCAATATTTAGAAGAAGCCGCAAAGAAAAACGGAAAAAGCCTCAGTGATATGACACTTGAGGAAATGGATGTGTACTGGAATGAAGCCAAAAAGAAATGA
- a CDS encoding SRPBCC family protein produces MSVKNLEFKHHLPIDIKTAWTFFSDPANLSKITPPEMNFIIHTDTKNKPTYAGQMIVYTVSPVFNIPMKWVTEITHVHEPHFFVDEQRKGPYKMWHHQHHFKEVDGGVEMTDILHYEIPFGFIGNFLNTLFIEKKIKAIFEFRTTALEKLLGK; encoded by the coding sequence ATGAGTGTTAAAAACCTTGAATTCAAACATCACCTCCCGATCGACATTAAAACCGCGTGGACTTTCTTCAGCGATCCGGCAAATCTTTCAAAGATCACTCCGCCGGAAATGAATTTTATCATTCATACCGACACGAAAAATAAACCTACCTACGCCGGACAAATGATCGTTTACACTGTCTCTCCGGTATTCAATATTCCTATGAAATGGGTCACCGAGATCACTCATGTCCATGAACCACATTTCTTCGTCGACGAACAAAGAAAAGGTCCCTACAAAATGTGGCATCATCAACATCACTTCAAAGAAGTCGATGGTGGCGTAGAGATGACAGATATTTTACATTACGAAATTCCTTTCGGCTTTATCGGAAATTTTCTGAATACACTTTTCATCGAAAAAAAAATAAAAGCAATTTTTGAATTCAGAACAACCGCTTTAGAAAAACTTTTAGGAAAATAA
- a CDS encoding peroxiredoxin — protein sequence MSLVGKKAPSFKAKAVAFGDQFINDFTLDSYLGKKDVIFFFYPKDFTFVCPTELHAFQEKLAEFEKRNVAVVACSTDTEQSHWGWLQVPKNQGGIKGVTYPIVADTTKTIAINYGVLSGEYEYNDEGQLTATGPMIAFRGLFLIDKTGKVRHELINDLPLGRNVDEALRMVDALQFFEENGEVCPANWTKGHEGMKESHDGVAAYLSKN from the coding sequence ATGTCATTAGTAGGAAAAAAAGCCCCATCATTTAAAGCCAAAGCGGTTGCTTTCGGCGATCAATTCATTAACGACTTTACGTTGGATTCTTATCTTGGAAAAAAAGATGTAATATTCTTTTTCTATCCAAAAGATTTCACTTTCGTTTGTCCAACAGAACTTCATGCTTTCCAGGAAAAATTAGCTGAGTTCGAAAAAAGAAATGTAGCTGTTGTTGCATGTTCTACAGATACTGAACAATCACATTGGGGCTGGTTACAGGTTCCGAAAAATCAAGGCGGTATTAAAGGTGTTACATATCCAATCGTTGCTGATACTACAAAAACAATTGCTATCAACTACGGTGTTCTTTCAGGAGAATACGAATATAACGACGAAGGACAACTTACTGCAACCGGTCCGATGATCGCTTTCCGCGGATTATTCCTCATCGACAAAACCGGAAAAGTTCGTCATGAGTTGATCAACGATCTGCCACTAGGAAGAAATGTCGACGAAGCATTACGTATGGTCGATGCCCTGCAATTCTTCGAAGAAAACGGCGAAGTCTGTCCTGCAAACTGGACCAAAGGACACGAGGGTATGAAAGAGTCGCATGATGGAGTTGCCGCGTACCTATCTAAAAACTAA